A stretch of DNA from Granulicella pectinivorans:
GAGGTGATGGTGAGGCCATCGATGTTGGTCTCGCCCGTCCAATCGAGCTCCGTAATGCGCCCTTCAGGCACCCCAAATCTCGAGAGAATCTCCCCGACCCCGAGCGAAGTGACCCATCGCGTGCCCGGCATCGCCAAAGCGAGCCGCCGCACCGAGCCTTCGCCAAGATGGTCATAGTGGTCGTGCGAGATCAGCACAACATCTACCCTTGGCAACGCCTCCAGATCGATCGTCGGCGCGAAGAACCGCTTCGGACCGCTCCACTGCACGGGCGACGCCCGCTCGTCCCAGACCGGATCGATCAGCACCCGGAGACCGTCGATCTCCACCAGGCTGGAACTGTGACCGAACCAAGTGACCCGCAACCCGCTTGGAGGTGGGGTGAGATAGACCTTGGGATCGGTTTGAAACGGGCCAATGGGCAGAATCGGGGACTTCTCCTCCTTGTTGAAGAGGTAGAGAGGAAGCACCTTGAACATCATGCTCAGGCCGCCGACCATCGTTGGGACGGGATTCTGGAACTGCTTCCCCACTTTTTTTGCCCGCTGCAGCACTCCCATTAGCTGAGCCTCACGCGCAGATCGCCGCCGGTCATCTGGTCAGGCCTGTCGAGTCCAAGCAGACCGAGCATGGTCGGAGAGATATCGCGAAGGCTTCCACCATCCCTGACTCCTACCTTGCGACCGTCTTCTGTAATCAGCAGGAACGGCACGGGGTTGGTGGTGTGCGCGGTATGCGGGCCGCCGGTCAGCGGATCGATCAGCATCTCGGCGTTGCCGTGGTCGGCGGTAACGAGAAGGGAGCCACCCCGCTGTTGCACGGCCCGGTAGATTCTACCGAGTTCGGTATCGACGGTTTCGACGGCCTTGACGGTCGGCTCCATCTTGCCCGAGTGACCCACCATGTCGGCGTTCGCAAAGTTGACGATGACAACGTCGAAGGCGGTGTCGTTGACTGCCTTGATGACGGCGTCCGCGATCCCCGCGGCCGACATCTCCGGCGCGAGATCGTAGGTCGCGACCTTCTTGGATGGCACCAAAGCGCGATCCTCGCCGGGGAACGGCTTCTCGATTCCGCCATTGAAGAAGTACGTGACGTGAGCGTATTTCTCGGTCTCAGCGACACGCAGATTGCGGAGATTTGCCTGCGCCATCAGGTTAGCGAGCAGATTGTCCATGCTCTCGGCCGGGATGACGATAGGCAGCTTGAAGTTCTTGTCGTACTGCGTCATGCAGACATAGTGCAGGTCCTTCGGCACAGCGTGGAGAGGGATCGCCTCATCCAACTCCACGCCCTTGGGCAGCGCCAGACCTTGGCTGCCAACCGGGTCCTGGGTCAATCCGGAGCGCCGCGTCAGTACGCGGGTGATCTGCCGCACGCGGTCCGCGCGATAGTTGAAGTTGACGACCACATCCTCATCGCGGATCAGTCCAACCGGCTTGTCTTCGCCATCCAGACAGGTAAACGGCGGAATGAATTCATCCGTCACACCATTCGAGTAGCACTCCCGGATGCGGGCCGCCGCGTCGCGATACGCTCCGCCTTCAGACGTACCCGTAACCATGGCATCGAAGGCCTGCTTCTCCTTCTCCCAGCGTAGATCGCGATCCATGGCGAAGTACCGGCCCGAACAGCTCGCCAGGCGGCCCACCCCGTACTCCGCGAACTTCTGCTCCAGCTCCTCGAGTGACGCGAGACCGCTCGAAGGCATGGTGTCCCGGCCATCCATAAAGGCGTGTACATAGACCTGGGTCAATTTGTGCTCGGCGGCCATTCGCAGCAAGGCAAAGAGGTGTCTTTGGTGCGAGTGAACCCCACCATCGGAGAGAAGCCCAATCAGATGCAGCGCCCTTCCTTTCTGCCCGGCAAGTTCATAGGCACGCACCAGTGTGGGGTCCTTGAAGAGCTCCCCGGTCGCAATGGCGGTGTCGATGCGCGTCATATCCATACGCACAATGCGACCGGCCCCAAGATTCAGGTGACCGACCTCCGAGTTCCCCATCTGCCCGTCTGGCAGGCCGACGAAGTGCTCACTTGCGCGCAGCAGCGTATTGGGATAGTCGCGCATCAGGCCGTCATAGACAGGCTTGCGCGCCATGGCAATCGCGTTGCCGTGCGTCTCGGCCCGATAGCCCCATCCGTCCAGAATCGTCAAAACAACTGGCTTCGCCATTAGTTCCTCATCCCCCGCATCAACTCGTCGATCTCGGCCTTCTCCGTGCCGGAGGCCATCACAAACGGGAGTCGAGGACGTCCACCGAAGTATCCGTTCAGGTCGCACGCGTACTTCAAGCCGGGCACACCCAGTTCCCCTTCGATCCGGTGAGATGCCTGGATGAGCCGGGATTGCTTCTCTTCGGCCAGCCCCTCGTCACCATCTTTCCATCCCGCGAACACCTCGTAACAGGCCTGAGGTGCACATGCTGCCATCCGCGGCACGGCCCCCAGGGCACCCGCACGAAAGGCGGTCAGCATCTCAACGGTCGATCCGCCAAGCACCTGGAACCCCGTCTCACGCGTGCGCGTCTTCAGTCCCGGACCCGCCACCGGAGGCGCCACCGCCACTGCGGTCCCGGTGCCAAGGCTTTCGAGAGCAATATAGCTGCCAGAACCCGCGACGGGAGCGATCGCCTTCGCGAGCATCCGCTCCGTCACGGCGGCAAAGATCGTCGTCACCGTCGCCGTGCGCTTGACGAAGGAGGTTGCCGCCTTGAGCGCCGCGATCCGTCCGCTTCCTTCGACAACTCCCATGATCTGGGGATGACCCGCCAGCTCCGCAATCGTCTCCACGGTCAACTCGCGGCCAGGTGCGCTGGTCAGCAGCACAGGCAGCGCGGAGCCGTCCGCGATGGCCTGGAAATAAGTCAGAATCTCCCGCACACCTCCTCCGAGTAACGTCGGCGGCAGGCGCAGCACAACTCCGTCGTATCGCAGCCCGGCCGCAATCGCGGCAACCTCGAGTGCCGAGGACACACCGTCCCGGGCCACACCCGCGAGCATCACCTTCTCGTCCGCAGCCATCGCCACAGCAGCTTCGAGCGCTTCGCGGGTCTCGACGTCACTCAGCGTGTTCGGTTCGCCGTTCGCACCCAGCACAATCATCCCCGCAACCGGAGTGCGCGAGTAGCGGTCTACATTGTGTTCCAGCTTGCGTAGATTGAGGCGGCCATCCGGATAAAACGGAGTCGTAAGGGGTACATGAATTCCATCGAGCAACATCCCTCTATTTTAGAGCGTTCCGGCTGCATCACTCGGGTCATCCGCAAGATTCATGCGGGCGTGCGCGAAAGTGATTTCACTCTGGTTTTTTTTGACCGCATGCGCGATCCGTTTTTTTTCGTTGGCAAAAGCAATGGAACCAGCGTGGTTACAATACTTCGTTGACCCTGCGCGCTCACCCACGTAGGATTCACATGTCACACACCGGACATTCAAAGTACGCAGAGAGTGCCCCGCACGAACGGGCTAAAGGATCTTGACATGGAGCAGACTCCCAGAACCCCGACGCCGCAAACCCCGCAGCCCCAGCAACGTCGCTTTGCCGATCGCAATCCGGGAGCCGCTCATCCTCATCGCCGCGCGACCGATCCGCAGCGACGGGCGACCGATCCTTCCCTCACGCGCACGGGGATCATGTCCCATCCCGGCACCCTCATGATGGGACTCGGCGGCGTGCTTTTCGCGGCCTATATCTTCAACTTCAATGGCACCGCGACCTATCTCGATGCGCTCTTCAACGGCTGGAACGATGCCGCCCACGCGCAGAATCACGCCGTGCAGTCCGGCGTTGTAGCAGCGATTCCCTATGCGGTGGGCTTTATTGCGCTCATTGTCCTCTACGCGATCCTCAAGGGCATCAGCAGCGCCCTCACTTCGCATAAGACGACGAAACAGCTTGCGCCGCGCAAGGAGATCACGCTGCAGGAGTTCACCGAACATGTCGGAAACAGGGGGGTCAGCCCCAAGGTGGCAAAGGAGGCGTTCAAGCTTCTGCTTCCCTATTATCGCAACCGCATGAGAACCCGCCTGAGCGATTCGCTGACCACCGTTCTTCAGCTGAACCGGGTCCAGATCGCCGATCTCTACGCAAATCTGCTCTACCAG
This window harbors:
- a CDS encoding MBL fold metallo-hydrolase produces the protein MGVLQRAKKVGKQFQNPVPTMVGGLSMMFKVLPLYLFNKEEKSPILPIGPFQTDPKVYLTPPPSGLRVTWFGHSSSLVEIDGLRVLIDPVWDERASPVQWSGPKRFFAPTIDLEALPRVDVVLISHDHYDHLGEGSVRRLALAMPGTRWVTSLGVGEILSRFGVPEGRITELDWTGETNIDGLTITSVPSRHFSGRSLFNRFETLWGAFVLKGSHHTVYFGADTGWWDGFGEIAAQYGPFDLTMLEIGAYHPLWGDIHLGPDHALRAFEAMGAHGLMMPIHWGLFDLALHGWKQPIARLTAVASEKNIPVWSPEPGLPSDVFPGQELPATWWQK
- the gpmI gene encoding 2,3-bisphosphoglycerate-independent phosphoglycerate mutase yields the protein MAKPVVLTILDGWGYRAETHGNAIAMARKPVYDGLMRDYPNTLLRASEHFVGLPDGQMGNSEVGHLNLGAGRIVRMDMTRIDTAIATGELFKDPTLVRAYELAGQKGRALHLIGLLSDGGVHSHQRHLFALLRMAAEHKLTQVYVHAFMDGRDTMPSSGLASLEELEQKFAEYGVGRLASCSGRYFAMDRDLRWEKEKQAFDAMVTGTSEGGAYRDAAARIRECYSNGVTDEFIPPFTCLDGEDKPVGLIRDEDVVVNFNYRADRVRQITRVLTRRSGLTQDPVGSQGLALPKGVELDEAIPLHAVPKDLHYVCMTQYDKNFKLPIVIPAESMDNLLANLMAQANLRNLRVAETEKYAHVTYFFNGGIEKPFPGEDRALVPSKKVATYDLAPEMSAAGIADAVIKAVNDTAFDVVIVNFANADMVGHSGKMEPTVKAVETVDTELGRIYRAVQQRGGSLLVTADHGNAEMLIDPLTGGPHTAHTTNPVPFLLITEDGRKVGVRDGGSLRDISPTMLGLLGLDRPDQMTGGDLRVRLS
- a CDS encoding dihydrodipicolinate synthase family protein codes for the protein MLLDGIHVPLTTPFYPDGRLNLRKLEHNVDRYSRTPVAGMIVLGANGEPNTLSDVETREALEAAVAMAADEKVMLAGVARDGVSSALEVAAIAAGLRYDGVVLRLPPTLLGGGVREILTYFQAIADGSALPVLLTSAPGRELTVETIAELAGHPQIMGVVEGSGRIAALKAATSFVKRTATVTTIFAAVTERMLAKAIAPVAGSGSYIALESLGTGTAVAVAPPVAGPGLKTRTRETGFQVLGGSTVEMLTAFRAGALGAVPRMAACAPQACYEVFAGWKDGDEGLAEEKQSRLIQASHRIEGELGVPGLKYACDLNGYFGGRPRLPFVMASGTEKAEIDELMRGMRN